The following are from one region of the Pelagibius sp. CAU 1746 genome:
- a CDS encoding cyclic nucleotide-binding domain-containing protein, which yields MRSNDIPLVRELDLFAEMAEANFDELMQAAFLQRFPPQVQLITEGEPPDFLYIMVEGGVELFASSNGRETSIEITRPVTTFILAAVLRDAPYLMSGRTVESSKILMVPSENVRAIFARDHVFARAVVRELATRYRGVVKSLKNHKLRNAVERLANYLLRAEADQGRGGIVQLPIDKRTLAALLGMTPENLSRAFATLKPYGVEVSGREIRLTEIGDLQTLAKPSPLIDDPTT from the coding sequence TTGAGGTCGAACGATATACCCTTGGTGCGAGAGCTGGACCTCTTCGCCGAGATGGCAGAGGCCAACTTCGACGAACTGATGCAAGCGGCCTTCCTGCAGCGCTTCCCGCCGCAAGTGCAACTCATCACCGAGGGCGAGCCCCCCGACTTTCTCTACATCATGGTCGAGGGCGGCGTGGAGCTCTTCGCCTCCAGCAACGGACGCGAGACCTCCATCGAGATCACGCGCCCGGTCACGACCTTCATCCTCGCGGCGGTGCTGCGCGACGCGCCCTACCTGATGTCCGGGCGCACGGTGGAAAGTTCCAAGATCCTGATGGTGCCATCGGAAAACGTGCGGGCGATTTTCGCCCGCGACCACGTTTTCGCCCGCGCCGTGGTGCGCGAGCTGGCAACCCGCTACCGCGGCGTGGTCAAGTCCCTGAAGAACCACAAGCTGCGCAATGCAGTGGAACGTCTGGCCAACTACCTGCTGCGGGCCGAGGCCGATCAGGGCCGCGGCGGCATCGTGCAGTTGCCGATCGACAAGCGCACCCTGGCCGCCCTCCTGGGCATGACGCCGGAGAACCTGTCCCGCGCCTTCGCCACGCTGAAACCCTATGGCGTGGAAGTGAGCGGCCGCGAGATCCGGCTGACCGAGATCGGCGACCTGCAGACCCTGGCCAAGCCCAGCCCGCTGA